A region from the uncultured Holophaga sp. genome encodes:
- a CDS encoding DUF1015 family protein: MSQIKPFRAYRPKPELAAKVASVPYDVINTREARELSAGNPVSFLRVGRPEVDLPEGVDEHSDPVYAKGAENLRSFIADGILVHEDSESLYVYQQKADDHIQTGLVALCSVREYEEELIKKHELTRQDKEDDRTRHVTEQEANAEPVFLTYRAVPYIDGIVDKVRGTEPLYDIVTPDGIGHTIWRISDERVIYVLAHLFDGVEALYIADGHHRTAAAIRYGQARRKATPGANGTEPFESFMAVIFPHDQLRIMDYNRVVKDLNGLSQEDFLHQVAESFEISESRRSRPEAPRTFGMFLGGKWYRLSAKPGSFPADDPIKGLDVSILQDKLLGPILGIQDPRTDVRIDFVGGIRGMGELEKRVTEGAAVAFSLFPTSIEQLMAVADAGKIMPPKSTWFEPKLRSGLLVRTYGE; the protein is encoded by the coding sequence ATGTCGCAGATCAAGCCTTTCAGGGCCTACCGCCCCAAGCCGGAGCTCGCCGCCAAGGTCGCTTCGGTGCCCTATGACGTCATCAACACCCGTGAGGCCCGCGAGCTCTCCGCCGGCAATCCCGTCTCCTTCCTGCGGGTGGGCCGTCCCGAGGTGGACCTGCCTGAGGGGGTGGACGAGCACAGCGATCCGGTCTATGCCAAGGGCGCTGAGAACCTCCGCAGCTTCATCGCCGACGGAATCCTGGTGCACGAGGACAGCGAATCCCTCTACGTCTACCAGCAGAAGGCCGATGATCACATCCAGACCGGCCTGGTGGCGCTCTGTTCGGTGAGGGAATACGAGGAGGAGCTCATCAAGAAGCACGAGCTGACCCGTCAGGACAAAGAGGACGATCGCACCCGCCATGTCACGGAGCAGGAGGCCAACGCCGAGCCCGTCTTCCTCACCTACCGGGCCGTGCCCTACATCGACGGGATCGTCGACAAGGTGCGGGGTACCGAGCCCCTCTACGACATCGTCACCCCCGATGGCATCGGCCACACCATCTGGCGCATCTCCGACGAGCGGGTGATCTATGTGCTGGCCCACCTCTTCGACGGGGTGGAAGCCCTGTACATCGCCGATGGTCACCATCGCACGGCCGCCGCCATCCGCTACGGGCAGGCCCGCCGGAAGGCCACCCCTGGCGCCAACGGCACTGAGCCCTTCGAGAGCTTCATGGCGGTGATCTTCCCCCACGACCAGCTCCGCATCATGGACTACAACCGGGTGGTGAAGGATCTCAATGGTTTGAGCCAGGAGGACTTCCTGCATCAGGTCGCCGAGTCTTTCGAGATCTCCGAGAGCCGTCGCTCCCGCCCCGAGGCACCCCGCACCTTCGGGATGTTCCTGGGGGGCAAGTGGTACCGCCTGAGTGCCAAGCCGGGCAGCTTCCCCGCCGACGATCCCATCAAGGGCCTGGATGTGAGCATCCTCCAGGACAAGCTCCTTGGCCCCATCCTGGGCATCCAGGATCCCCGCACCGATGTCCGCATCGACTTCGTGGGCGGCATCCGCGGCATGGGCGAGCTCGAGAAGCGCGTGACCGAAGGGGCCGCTGTGGCCTTCTCCCTCTTCCCCACCTCCATCGAGCAGCTCATGGCTGTGGCCGACGCCGGGAAGATCATGCCCCCCAAGTCCACCTGGTTCGAGCCCAAGCTCCGCTCGGGGCTGCTGGTGCGGACCTACGGCGAGTGA
- a CDS encoding response regulator gives MKTALLVEDEPATLHFYRAGLRGLQGWRLLGAANGREALDILRVEPVDVLVTDLQMPVLDGYGLIASVHDLYPSIPIVVLTSLPEGVACERARSLGALKVLAKPVRLSLLMEELRSLGELESEGRVRGLTVGSLLQLMSWELKSCTLTVQSGSQLGVLYVRQGQLIHAVCADCEGLEAAYRILGWSQPEVAFVEACRVQPSIELPVAEVLMNAALLQDRARLAGEDPWGAE, from the coding sequence ATGAAGACTGCCCTCCTTGTGGAGGATGAGCCCGCCACACTCCACTTCTACCGGGCGGGACTCCGGGGACTCCAGGGCTGGCGCCTCCTGGGCGCGGCCAATGGCCGGGAGGCCCTGGACATCCTGAGGGTGGAACCGGTGGATGTGCTGGTGACGGACCTCCAGATGCCGGTCCTGGACGGCTACGGGCTCATCGCCTCCGTGCATGACCTCTACCCCTCGATCCCCATCGTGGTCCTGACCTCTCTCCCGGAGGGGGTGGCCTGTGAGCGGGCCCGGAGTCTTGGGGCCCTGAAGGTGCTCGCCAAACCGGTCCGGCTTTCCCTCCTCATGGAGGAGCTCCGCAGTCTGGGGGAACTGGAGTCCGAGGGGCGGGTCCGGGGGCTGACGGTGGGCAGCCTGCTCCAGCTCATGAGCTGGGAGCTCAAGTCCTGCACCCTCACCGTCCAGTCCGGTTCACAGCTCGGTGTGCTCTATGTGAGGCAAGGGCAGCTGATCCATGCTGTCTGCGCTGACTGCGAGGGACTGGAAGCCGCCTACCGCATCCTGGGCTGGTCGCAGCCGGAGGTCGCCTTTGTGGAGGCCTGTCGGGTCCAGCCCAGCATCGAACTGCCCGTGGCGGAGGTTCTGATGAACGCCGCCCTGCTCCAGGACCGGGCCAGACTGGCCGGCGAGGATCCCTGGGGGGCGGAGTGA